A single genomic interval of Centropristis striata isolate RG_2023a ecotype Rhode Island chromosome 8, C.striata_1.0, whole genome shotgun sequence harbors:
- the hamp gene encoding hepcidin-1, translating into MKAFSIAVAVTLVLAFICILESSAVPFTGVQELEEAGSNDTPVAAYQEMSMESRMMPDHIRQKRQSQLSMCRYCCNCCKANKGCGFCCRF; encoded by the exons ATGAAGGCATTCAGCATTGCAGTTGCAGTGACACTCGTGCTCGCCTTTATTTGCATTCTGGAGAGCTCCGCCGTCCCATTCACCGGG gtgcaggagctggaggaggcagGGAGCAATGACACTCCAGTTGCGGCATATCAAGAAATGTCAATGGAATCGAGGATG ATGCCAGATCACATCAGGCAGAAGCGCCAGAGCCAGCTCTCCATGTGCCGGTATTGCTGCAACTGCTGCAAGGCCAACAAGGGCTGTGGCTTCTGCTGCAGGTTCTGA